In Alteromonas naphthalenivorans, one DNA window encodes the following:
- a CDS encoding CsiV family protein: MRFFRWSPLLAVLASTPLLANDDWWFDVEVIVFERKVAMSALEEQFDLADSLAVPATDADVIGAVITPDISMLKQGIAVCGENNALEWPEFDYFASASSETDAQATNQTSKVISEETNSYQLQSTQTNFANELGSQSLMGTQALTDTLSNDDLSDNGLSAEEIAGYWIEFLGLDETETVTVPNQPYCVVQKPWLSYYDSKWHIHRPDNRLPAPKELPITPEGSDWPYASHAHLLTKNAQEMASLSRQIRQNRDLTRLLHVTWRQPVKFGKDDAFNVRLFAGNNFSDEFDQDGVQRPPQPPLRFGNTASISGSSGSNGFDENSSGSNSSGSNGFDENSYQNLEDKIQSLDATTSGTSGVSGISETNGLNENQGNSQPFGLNATSTETITSDFFYDLDARLASPAPILFKDLLALDNADVIDDADESNISAAFRAPIWKVDGNMKVFLKYINRVPYLHIDSELFYRQPIPVEGQAAASSSSSIISASSNEDANATPEYQLVSLPFSEQRRVISNQLHYFDHPLFGMVVQIRRYKRPSAPEE; encoded by the coding sequence ATGAGGTTTTTTCGTTGGAGCCCACTACTTGCTGTATTGGCTTCTACCCCGTTGTTGGCAAATGACGACTGGTGGTTCGATGTTGAAGTTATTGTTTTTGAAAGAAAGGTGGCAATGTCTGCCCTTGAAGAACAGTTCGATTTAGCTGATTCATTAGCCGTTCCGGCTACCGATGCCGATGTAATAGGCGCGGTTATTACCCCCGACATTAGCATGCTAAAACAAGGCATTGCGGTTTGTGGTGAAAACAATGCGCTTGAGTGGCCAGAATTCGATTATTTTGCCAGTGCGTCAAGTGAGACGGATGCGCAAGCAACAAATCAGACATCAAAAGTAATATCTGAAGAAACCAATTCATATCAACTTCAGTCTACTCAAACCAACTTTGCCAATGAGCTGGGCTCCCAATCATTAATGGGCACCCAGGCTTTAACCGACACGTTATCAAATGACGATTTATCAGATAACGGCTTATCGGCAGAAGAAATAGCCGGTTATTGGATAGAGTTTCTAGGTTTAGATGAAACAGAAACCGTTACGGTACCTAACCAGCCGTATTGCGTAGTGCAAAAGCCTTGGTTGAGCTATTACGACAGTAAATGGCATATTCATCGCCCAGACAACCGCTTACCAGCGCCTAAAGAGCTGCCCATTACCCCTGAAGGGAGCGATTGGCCATACGCCAGCCATGCCCATTTATTAACGAAGAACGCACAAGAAATGGCGTCTTTATCGCGCCAAATTAGACAAAACCGCGATCTCACTCGCTTATTACACGTTACTTGGCGTCAGCCTGTAAAATTCGGTAAAGACGATGCATTCAACGTTCGCCTTTTTGCCGGCAACAACTTTTCAGATGAATTTGACCAAGACGGCGTTCAGCGCCCGCCGCAGCCACCACTACGCTTTGGCAACACTGCGTCAATCTCTGGCAGCTCTGGTTCAAACGGCTTTGATGAAAACAGCTCTGGTTCAAACAGCTCTGGTTCAAACGGCTTTGACGAAAACAGCTATCAAAATTTAGAAGATAAAATCCAAAGTCTAGACGCTACAACCAGTGGCACCAGTGGCGTTAGCGGCATTAGTGAAACTAACGGTTTAAATGAAAACCAAGGTAATAGCCAGCCATTTGGGCTGAATGCCACCAGCACTGAAACTATAACAAGCGACTTCTTTTACGATTTAGATGCGCGGCTTGCTAGTCCAGCGCCCATCTTATTTAAAGATTTACTAGCGTTAGATAACGCCGATGTTATCGACGACGCTGACGAAAGTAATATAAGTGCAGCATTTCGTGCGCCTATTTGGAAAGTAGACGGCAACATGAAAGTATTTTTGAAATACATTAACCGTGTGCCTTATTTGCATATCGATAGTGAGCTTTTCTATCGCCAGCCTATTCCTGTTGAAGGGCAAGCGGCAGCCAGCTCATCAAGCTCTATTATTAGCGCAAGCAGCAATGAAGATGCCAACGCTACGCCAGAATATCAATTGGTGTCGTTGCCCTTTAGCGAACAGCGCCGGGTAATCAGCAACCAGCTTCATTACTTTGATCACCCCTTATTTGGCATGGTGGTACAAATTCGTCGTTACAAACGCCCAAGCGCACCTGAAGAGTAA
- a CDS encoding cob(I)yrinic acid a,c-diamide adenosyltransferase, producing the protein MKIYTRSGDKGSTQIYADKPVRVEKDDAVVQSYGDIDELNSHLGLLASMVAVHLKEDIYTIQRNLFQAGFAISASSTLTQDDVVKLESDIDKMTATLGPQTTFVLPGGSKAAAQSHVCRAVCRRAERAVIVLTKHYDVPAVVPAYLNRLSDYLFTFARFLNAEAGFDEVAV; encoded by the coding sequence ATGAAAATTTATACCCGCTCGGGCGACAAAGGCAGTACGCAAATATATGCCGATAAGCCAGTAAGAGTAGAAAAAGATGATGCGGTAGTACAAAGCTACGGTGATATCGATGAACTTAACAGCCACTTGGGGCTATTGGCTTCAATGGTAGCCGTGCATTTGAAAGAAGACATTTACACCATACAGCGCAACCTGTTTCAGGCAGGTTTTGCTATTTCAGCTAGCTCTACCCTAACGCAAGACGATGTTGTTAAGCTTGAAAGTGATATTGATAAGATGACAGCCACACTGGGCCCGCAAACTACCTTTGTACTACCTGGCGGCAGTAAAGCGGCTGCCCAAAGCCATGTATGCCGTGCGGTATGCCGACGAGCCGAGCGGGCTGTTATAGTGCTTACCAAGCACTACGATGTACCTGCCGTAGTGCCTGCTTACTTAAACCGGTTGTCTGACTACTTGTTTACCTTCGCACGCTTCTTAAATGCCGAAGCCGGTTTTGATGAAGTGGCCGTATAA
- a CDS encoding SLC13 family permease, translating into MESVKPKLIIISFVSAVALYGVLLFSGLSHIMAISAAITVLVAMLWVTEALHIALPALIPFFAFPMAGVISYQDAASALGNHVILLLMGAFMLSKSLEKSGVHQRLAVYLIRLTGANSARRLVFGFMFTSAILSMWISNTATTLMLLPIALAIIHASNSPKLGVAVLLGIAYAASVGGVGTPIGTPPNIIFMSVYQQATGTEISFIDWMKTGVPIVLVALPLMALWLTRHLKGVKTGGLPDVGPWRSAEARVLLVFTLVAMAWVFRPYWTAWFGMDFVGDSTIALAGVVLMCVIPNGEREVTPSGSKQGCLLDWNTAQQIPWGMLLVFAGGICLAQAFTASGLSELLGQGLTGLAVLPLFLLVLVLCLSVSFVTEITSNTATATLLMPILASAAVAIDVDPLILMMPAAISASCAFMMPVATPVNAIVYSSGELTVKTMVREGVVLNIIVAFVVTAGVLLTRT; encoded by the coding sequence ATGGAATCGGTTAAACCGAAACTAATAATAATATCCTTCGTTAGCGCAGTTGCTCTGTATGGAGTGCTGTTGTTTTCAGGCCTGTCACATATTATGGCCATTAGTGCGGCCATTACTGTGCTGGTGGCCATGTTGTGGGTTACCGAAGCGCTACACATTGCGCTGCCCGCACTCATTCCTTTCTTCGCCTTTCCTATGGCGGGGGTTATTAGCTATCAAGACGCAGCATCGGCATTGGGTAACCACGTTATCTTGTTACTGATGGGCGCTTTTATGTTGTCTAAATCGCTAGAAAAATCTGGCGTTCATCAACGTTTAGCGGTGTACCTTATTCGGCTAACCGGTGCGAACAGTGCCCGCAGGCTGGTATTTGGCTTTATGTTTACCTCGGCCATATTAAGCATGTGGATTTCAAATACCGCCACCACGCTTATGCTGCTTCCTATTGCGCTTGCCATTATTCATGCATCTAATTCACCTAAACTGGGTGTAGCCGTGTTACTGGGTATTGCTTACGCTGCTAGTGTGGGCGGTGTAGGTACGCCTATTGGTACGCCACCTAATATTATTTTTATGAGTGTGTACCAGCAAGCTACGGGCACAGAAATTAGTTTTATTGACTGGATGAAAACCGGAGTGCCTATTGTATTGGTAGCATTGCCCTTAATGGCGTTGTGGTTAACTCGGCATTTAAAGGGAGTGAAAACCGGTGGGCTTCCCGATGTTGGCCCTTGGCGAAGCGCAGAAGCACGGGTGCTGTTAGTCTTTACTTTAGTGGCGATGGCGTGGGTATTTAGGCCTTATTGGACAGCGTGGTTCGGTATGGACTTCGTGGGAGACAGCACCATAGCCTTAGCGGGTGTGGTACTAATGTGTGTTATTCCCAATGGCGAGCGTGAAGTTACTCCTTCTGGCAGCAAACAAGGTTGCTTACTTGACTGGAATACCGCGCAGCAAATTCCATGGGGAATGCTGTTGGTGTTTGCTGGGGGCATTTGTTTGGCCCAAGCGTTTACTGCGTCGGGCTTAAGTGAATTACTAGGGCAGGGATTAACGGGCTTAGCGGTGTTACCCTTGTTCTTATTGGTGTTAGTGCTGTGCTTGTCGGTAAGCTTTGTAACAGAAATTACATCAAATACGGCTACTGCTACCTTATTAATGCCCATTTTAGCCAGCGCGGCGGTGGCTATAGATGTAGACCCGCTTATTCTCATGATGCCAGCAGCCATTAGTGCAAGCTGCGCGTTTATGATGCCGGTGGCAACACCCGTAAACGCCATTGTGTATAGCAGTGGTGAACTTACGGTGAAAACCATGGTGCGCGAGGGCGTAGTACTAAATATTATTGTGGCGTTTGTGGTAACCGCTGGTGTGCTGTTAACGCGAACTTAG
- the nagZ gene encoding beta-N-acetylhexosaminidase, with translation MLDCQTERLLPEEREKLAHPVVGGVILFSRNYHDREQLTQLVKEIRESAKKPLLIAVDHEGGRVQRFREGFTKLPAMGKLSGLVQAKAAGKDIDWADLLEIEPEAEETIVNDATLELAKACGTIMAHELKQIDIDFSFAPVLDINGVSKVIGDRAFAETAEKVIPLASALIEGLQVANMPAIGKHFPGHGSVAPDSHVALPVDERPLEEIKQTDMVVFERLISKQLLDGVMPAHVIYSQVDSKPAGFSEHWLQKILKQDLGFNGAVFSDDLSMHGASVAGNYVDRAMAALSAGCHMVLACNNPKGAESILDALPHSTDSFEALTSLYGRKAVVHASAAYKNALKVLSRYGIG, from the coding sequence ATGCTTGATTGTCAGACAGAGCGTTTATTGCCTGAAGAGAGAGAAAAATTAGCACATCCTGTGGTGGGCGGCGTCATACTATTTAGCCGTAATTATCACGATCGCGAGCAACTTACTCAGTTAGTAAAAGAAATTCGAGAAAGTGCCAAAAAGCCTTTATTAATAGCGGTCGATCACGAAGGGGGCAGGGTTCAACGCTTTCGTGAAGGTTTTACCAAGTTACCTGCTATGGGTAAGTTATCCGGGTTGGTACAGGCGAAAGCGGCAGGAAAAGATATCGACTGGGCAGATTTACTGGAAATAGAGCCAGAAGCAGAAGAGACAATAGTCAACGATGCCACGCTAGAACTAGCTAAAGCCTGCGGTACCATTATGGCTCATGAGCTAAAACAGATAGACATCGATTTTAGTTTTGCCCCTGTGCTTGATATTAACGGGGTATCGAAAGTGATTGGCGACAGAGCCTTCGCTGAAACCGCAGAAAAGGTGATCCCCTTAGCCTCGGCGCTAATTGAAGGTTTACAGGTTGCCAATATGCCAGCCATTGGAAAGCACTTTCCTGGGCATGGCAGTGTGGCCCCAGATTCTCACGTGGCGTTACCTGTAGACGAAAGACCGCTTGAAGAAATTAAACAAACTGATATGGTTGTTTTTGAAAGATTAATTTCTAAACAGTTGCTAGATGGTGTAATGCCAGCGCACGTTATTTATTCTCAAGTTGATAGCAAGCCAGCCGGCTTTTCCGAGCACTGGTTACAAAAAATATTAAAGCAAGACTTGGGTTTTAACGGTGCCGTGTTCTCTGATGACCTGTCTATGCACGGTGCCAGTGTTGCCGGCAATTATGTCGATCGTGCCATGGCTGCATTATCAGCAGGTTGCCATATGGTATTGGCATGTAATAACCCGAAAGGGGCGGAATCTATTTTAGATGCGCTGCCCCATTCAACAGACTCTTTCGAGGCTTTAACCTCACTTTACGGGCGCAAAGCAGTTGTGCATGCCAGTGCAGCTTATAAAAACGCATTAAAGGTGTTGTCGCGCTATGGAATCGGTTAA